A single window of Alosa alosa isolate M-15738 ecotype Scorff River chromosome 11, AALO_Geno_1.1, whole genome shotgun sequence DNA harbors:
- the slc7a10b gene encoding asc-type amino acid transporter 1, with amino-acid sequence MDGGKRKRSVCANREPEAQQKMVKDKKIKDIPERVTLKKEIGLLSACTIIIGNIIGSGIFISPKGVLEHSGSVGLALLVWVSGGGIAALGSLCYAELGVTIPKSGGDYSYVTEIFGGLIGFLLLWSAVLIMYPTTLAVIALTFSNYVLQPVFPECVPPYVATRMLSTTCILFLTWVNCFSVRMATRIQDIFTVGKLMALGLIIVVGLVQICKGNYEGLTPHVAFEFFKSPTVGEIALAFLQASFAFSGWNFLNYVTEEVVEPRRNLPRAIYISIPLVTFVYTLTNIAYFSSMSPEELLASNAVAVTFGEKLLGMFSTIMPISVALSTFGGINGYLFTSSRLCFSGAREGHLPSLLAMIHFRSCTPIPALLVSCTASIVILCIGETHNLINYVSFINYLSYGVTIAGLLYYRWKKPNLFRPIKVNLIVPITYLLFWALLLGFSLHSEPIVCGVGLVIMLTGVPVYFLGVHWKEKPKCIYDFIEWTTYLGQKLFFVVFPQFDPIVIATTPTDWTDKSSATSNASGTF; translated from the exons ATGGATGGAGGAAAGCGGAAAAGAAGTGTCTGTGCCAACCGAGAGCCGGAGGCGCAACAGAAAATGGTGAAAGATAAGAAAATCAAGGATATCCCCGAGCGAGTGACACTCAAGAAAGAAATAGGACTTCTCAGTGCTTGCACCATCATCATAG GAAACATCATTGGCTCGGGAATTTTCATCTCGCCAAAGGGTGTTCTTGAACACTCGGGGTCAGTGGGTCTGGCGTTGCTGGTGTGGGTCTCAGGAGGGGGCATCGCGGCCCTTGGGTCTCTGTGCTATGCTGAGTTGGGGGTCACCATTCCCAAGTCTGGGGGGGACTACTCCTACGTCACAGAGATCTTTGGAGGTCTGATTGG GTTTCTGCTGCTGTGGAGTGCTGTGCTCATCATGTACCCCACCACACTGGCAGTCATCGCCCTCACCTTCTCCAACTATGTGCTGCAGCCTGTCTTCCCTGAGTGTGTTCCCCCCTACGTTGCCACACGGATGCTCTCCACCACCTGTATAC tgttcCTCACTTGGGTCAACTGCTTCAGTGTGCGTATGGCCACCCGTATTCAGGACATCTTCACAGTGGGCAAGCTGATGGCTCTGGGCCTCATCATTGTGGTAGGGCTGGTGCAGATCTGTAAAG GCAACTATGAGGGCTTAACTCCACATGTGGCCTTTGAATTTTTCAAGAGTCCGACAGTGGGGGAGATCGCCCTGGCTTTCCTCCAGGCCTCCTTTGCCTTCAGTGGGTGGAACTTCCTTAACTATGTGACCGAGGAAGTGGTGGAACCACGCAG GAACCTTCCCCGTGCCATTTACATCTCCATTCCACTGGTGACCTTTGTTTACACGCTCACCAACATCGCCTACTTCTCCTCCATGTCCCCCGAGGAGCTGCTGGCATCCAATGCTGTGGCTGTC ACTTTCGGGGAGAAGCTCCTGGGCATGTTCTCCACGATCATGCCCATCTCCGTGGCTCTGTCCACATTTGGGGGCATCAACGGCtacctcttcacctcctccag GCTGTGTTTCTCAGGTGCAAGAGAGGGACACCTGCCCAGTCTACTGGCCATGATCCATTTCAGGAGCTGTACACCCATCCCAGCCCTCCTAGTCTCT TGCACAGCCTCAATTGTCATCTTGTGCATCGGGGAGACTCATAACCTGATCAACTATGTGTCTTTTATTAACTACCTCTCTTATGGGGTCACCATTGCTGGTCTTCTGTACTACAGATGGAAAAAGCCAAACCTCTTTAGGCCCATCAAG GTAAACCTGATTGTTCCAATCACGTACCTGCTGTTCTGGGCCCTCCTGCTGGGGTTCAGCCTTCACTCGGAGCCcatagtgtgtggtgtgggccTGGTCATCATGCTCACTGGAGTGCCTGTCTACTTCCTGGGGGTCCACTGGAAAGAAAAGCCCAAGTGTATCTATGATTTCATTG AATGGACCACCTACCTGGGACAGAAATTGTTTTTTGTGGTCTTCCCACAATTTGACCCTATTGTTATTGCAACAACTCCCACTGACTGGACAGACAAATCCTCTGCTACAAGCAATGCCTCTGGGACTTTTTGA
- the faap24 gene encoding Fanconi anemia core complex-associated protein 24, with amino-acid sequence MESKAVVNAIPPYGYIIANEKWRGSVLVQGFKGNVKIIFEEHLGVVDFHLSDKSCILYVSESDIVAGNAYKRKIVRFRNANSSLQGIIVVEKTRLSEQYFSPLQKFVVLELGLNLLPVLNPMEASQLIYQLVHGESKENPFRRKSISRLLDPVVLALVQQIPGVGKVKALALLQRYYSIHQLSQASASDLEPIVGQATAQHIWGFFHKPL; translated from the exons ATGGAGTCTAAAGCAGTTGTCAATGCCATACCGCCTTATGGATATATAATTGCTAACGAAAAGTGGAGAGGCTCTGTGCTGGTACAAGGCTTCAAAG GAAACGTAAAGATAATTTTCGAGGAACATCTCGGCGTTGTTGATTTTCATCTTTCAGACAAGAGCTGTATCCTGTATGTATCAGAGAGCGATATAGTGGCTGGCAACGCCTACAAAAGGAAGATTGTTCGCTTCAGAAAT GCTAATAGCAGTCTTCAGGGGATTATTGTAGTAGAGAAGACACGCCTCAGTGAACAATACTTCAGCCCCTTACAAAAGTTTGTGGTGCTGGAGTTGGGACTGAACCTGCTGCCTGTCTTAAACCCAATGGAGGCCTCACAGCTTATCTATCAGTTG GTCCATGGGGAAAGCAAGGAGAACCCTTTCCGCAGGAAGAGCATTTCCAGGCTGCTGGATCCTGTGGTGTTGGCTCTGGTCCAGCAGATCCCTGGAGTGGGAAAGGTGAAGGCCCTGGCCCTTCTGCAGCGATACTACTCCATCCACCAACTCAGTCAAGCCTCAGCCAGTGACCTTGAACCCATAGTAGGGCAGGCCACAGCTCAACACATTTGGGGATTCTTCCACAAGCCACTGTAG